GAGCCACTGTTCGGGGCCGTgctcctggctcctggctcctGGCTTGGGCGTTGGTCCTGGAACGCTGTAGGCCTGTACTCTCCCTCATCTGCCTCAGGCTCAGTTCGTCAGGAAAGCCCCAGAGCTCCTGGCCCCGTCAGGTCCTCTCCTTCAAGGCCGTCACCATATCTCTGCTTGCGAGTTACTGATTCCTTTCTGGGCTGCATGAGGTGGGGGACATTGCTGTGGCCTACCTTCTGACCTGTTACTAGGTAGCAGGCGGAGGGCCTCCAAAGATGACCATGCCCaattccctggaacctgtgaatatgttaccttacgtggcaaaaggcactttgtagatgtaattagggTTACAGACTTTACAGTAGGGAGGTTAtcatggattatctgggtggggcCAAcgtaatcacatgagcccttaaaagcagagaattttCTCCAGCTCAAGTAAGAGATGCAGCAGGAGGGGCGGTCAGAGAGCCTCGAAGCAGAAGGACTCAGATGTGCCgttactggctttgaagatgaagggcCCTCAGTCGTTCAGccgcaaggaactgaattctgccagcagCCTGAATGAGCTCAGAAGTGGGTTCCTCCCTACTTGACCTGGAGACGCCTTGACTTCGGCCGTGAGACCTGAAGAAGAAGACCAGTCACTTTGTACTCGAttgtgacccacagaaactgagataataaacgtgtgttgttttaagctgctcaatttgtggtaatttgttctaAGAGCTATAGAACAGTAACACCCCCGGCATCCCCAGGGGCTCTATAATCACCTGCTGAACAACAGCACACACGCACGAGGAGCCCTTGGCCCCCAaaatcctctccccctccctcctcactgACAGCATCCCAATTCTGTTTGCTTAGAACCTTCACCGCAACCACTGGCAACCAGGCATGGCCACCGGAGGTAGCTGTGGCCCATGTGATGTGCAGGGTCCACAGGGAAGCAGCTGCCTGCAGATGGAGGCTCTACCCTACGCCCTTCCTCCTACCCCCACCTGGAACCTGGGCAGGACTGCCAGATGTGCAGCAGCTGCCAGGCAACCCTGAGCTGGAAAAACACAGGCAAAGGAGGGGGAGTGGCAACCCCGAGGAGCCTGGGGCTCTGGCGGCTCTGCCCATCCCCTTCAGCTGCCTTTACATTACAGGAGAAAAGTAAGCCCCTCTCTGCTTGAAGCACCACTGGTCAGGGTTTCTGATGTTTGCAGCCCCAGGGCAGCTCCTAGCTGGTACAGAGGACTTCTTGAGGGCCACGCCCCACAGTTGAGGGCTGCTGGGCAGAGAGGGGGTGGGAAGGAAACCTCAGGATGTAGGGAAACGCCAGCTAGATGAGGAGGAATACGGCCCATACGAGCACCCGGCAGGCCCCTAAAGCTGGCAGCCGTGCCCCCCACCCCGGTTGAACATCTCTGTGGGCAGGACGCAAGTCACCCACGCTGGAAGGGgtgcatggggagggggagggcctgCTGACTCCATGATGCAGGGCTACTGCTGTCCTCTTGCTGCCTCTCCCTGACACGGACCTGGCCATCGGTCCACGTCCACGGACGGTCCACCTGACCACCGGCTCCCACAGCCCCTTCGCCAGCTTTATTCCCCTTGCCATCCCTCCCCCGGGCACTTGCGGTTCATCACTCACAGCAAGAACCCAGCCAGCCTTGAGCCCCCGACTGTCCCCCATGCACCAGTCCCTGTGCCCTTGTTCGCTGAATGTGGTAAAAGTTGCAGCAAAGACAAGCAAAGGAAACACCCTCCCCCTCCAGTCACAGCGGAAGAAGACCTGGGAGGTCATCATCCCTGCTGGAGACCCCCCCCCCCGAGCTGTACCTGAAGGTACAGGATTTTAAGAGGGGTGTCTGCCAGGAGACCACCACACTGCAAAAGCAGGGCCTAGGCTTGTTGGGGAGCTAGCGGTCATGGCCAGCTCTCCCGCACAGGATGAGACATGGTTCAGAGAGGGTGATCTGGGCTGAGCCTCTTAAACTCTCTGAGGCTCAGCTGCAAAATTTCAAACTGGGGGAATTCCTTTTCTATAGATTTGTGTGAAGATTTAACGAGATTAAGGACAAGCGCAAAGTGCCTGCATTCAGAATGTACTCAGTAAAAGCTACCTGATCTTATTGCTTTGTCATCAAGTGTCCTGGAGCAGAAAACGGACTAACAGGCCTGACCCTAATGGTGGCACTGGGCAGTGTGGGTGACTGTGCTTTCCCTCCCTGGTGGCCAGgtccttccccacccccgcccctcccccatcccatcaAACCTGAGGCCAGGCTGCATCTCCCCCACCTCTCCTGGCATGGCCTCTCCTGTCTGCGGGGTCCTGTCCCTGTTTCCTTGCCCTGCTGAGGGGTTCCCTGGGCAACAAGGACTCCCAACGCCCACCCCACACTCTCAGAGACAATTTGGCTGGGTGGACAGCAAGTGGGACACGGCCCAAGGGCTAGGCCCGGGCTGGGGGCATCTCTATGGTCCATGCTGGGGACCAGGGCACCTAAGTGTGACCAATGCAGTCCCAGACCTGGGACACAGCCTGACGCCTGCCCTGCTCACAGCCTGTGCACCACGGGATTTCGAGGGATGGATCCTTTCTCACTAATCTTCACCAGGGGCCAGTAGCGGCCAGGGTGGCCACTGGTGCCGAGGGTGGGGGGGCAGCTGGGGAGCGGGTCAGCAGAGGCGGAGATGGGGCAGGTGGCAGAGAGAagctgggagaacacacagagggctcccagagTGCTCACACCTGCCTTCCAGAAAGCTCCACATCTACCGGACCCACAGGCCTTCAGTCCCATCATTCAACACTCCTGCCTCCAAAGGAACCCCAGCTGGGCCTGTCCTCAGGAAGCCAGCTCCAGGTGACTTCTCCATGAGACCTCTCCTGACCCCGACTCAGAGAGTTCTCGCTCCCCAGAGAACCTACTGCTTGCCACTTCTGCTAATATGGCGGTTACTGCTTCCCACTGAAAGCCAGACAAATTCTTTATGATACAACAATGATCAATTGTTTTTTTGACCGAAGTGCCAAGGTAATCCAATGGGGAAaagatggtcttttcaacaaacggtgccGGCACCACTGGACATCcattaaaagtaaatgaataagggaattccctggtggtccagtgattgggactcggcgctttcactgggcccaggttcaatcccttgtcaggaaactgagatcctgcaagccatgcagcgcagcttaaaaaaaaaaaaaatggtggacaCTAGATGACTGTGGAtgtggtgatgactttttagatacaacacgaTCTATGAAAGAATTCATAAGCTgaacttctttaaaattaaaaacatctggggacttccctggtggtccagtggttgagacttcgccttacaatgcagggggtgcgggttccatctctggtccacgaactaagatcgcacatgcctccaggccaagaaaccaaaacataaaacagaagcaatattgtaacaaattcaataaagactttaaaaatgggcttctctggtggtgcagtggttaagaatcctcctgccaatgcaggggacacaggttcgagccctggtccaggaggatcccacatgccacggggcaactaagcctgtgcaccacaactactgagcctgcactccgcagcaagagaagccacagcaatgagaggccagcgcaccgcaaagaagagtagcccccgctcacagcaactagagaaaacccgtgcacagcaatgaagaccccatgcagccaaaaataaatacaataaattaataaaaaaaaaaaaaggactttaaaaaatatatacagggacttccctggtggcgcagtggttaagaatccacctgccaatgcaggggacatgggttcgaggcctggtccaggaggatcccacatgccatggggcaactaagcccatgcaccacaactactgagcctgcgctctagagcccgcgagccacaactactgacgcccgcgtgtctagagcccatgctccacaacaaaagaagccatcgcaatgagaagcctgtgcaccgcaacaaagagtagcccccgttcgccacaactagaggaagcctgcatgcagcaacgaagaccccatgcaaccaaaaataaattaaataaatttattaaaatatatatatacattttataaataaataaataataaaaacgtCTGCTCTGTGGAAGGCactgtcaagaaaatgaaaaggcaaaccacagactgggagaaaatatctgcaaaagatGCATCTGATCaaagactgttatccaaaatatacaaagaactcttaaaactcaacaataagaaaacaaacaacttgatttttaaaaacagccaaacagtttttttttttaattaattaatttatttattggctgcattgggtcttcgtcgctgtgcgcgggctttctctatttgcggcaagcgggggctactctttgttgcagtgtgcgggcttctcattgaggtggcttctctttgctgccaagcacaggctctaggcacgcgggctgcagtagttgtggcacgcgggctcagtggcttgcaggctctagagctcaggttcagtagttgtggcacacgggcttagttgctccacggcatgtgggatcttcccggaccagggctcgaacccgtgtcccctgcattggcaggcggattcttaaccactgcgccaccagggaagtcccaaaacactTTTAACAGacactcaccaaagaagatatatacagatggcaaattagcatatgaaaagatgttccatgttTGTCATCTGGGAAGTGCAAATTACAAGAAAATACCACcacacacttattagaatggccaaaatcactgacaacaccaaatgttggtgaggatgtggagcaacaggaactctcattcagtgctggtgggaattaaaatggtatagccactttggaagagtgTTTGGCaggttcttacaaaactaaacatactcttaccctatgatccagcaatcatgcttcttggtatttacccaaaggaggtgAAAATGTATGTccgcacaaaaacctgcacatggatgtatatagcagctttattcataattgccaaaagcaaccaaaacgtccttcagtaggtgaataaaCTTTGGGACATTCAGACAACGGAATTTTACTCAGTGCAAAAAGAACTATTAAgcaatgaaaagacatggaagaaacttaaatgcatattactaagtgaaagaagccaatctgaaaaggctacatactctatgattccaactatatgacattccggAGAAAACAAAATTGTAGAGACCATAGAAAGATCAGTGGTCGCCAGGCGCTGAGCAGGGGCAGGAAAGGGATCACCATGTAGAAcagagaggatttttagggcagggaaaatactctgtatgatactatcatggtggatacatgtcatcatacatttgtccaaagccATAGCATGTACAACTAcaggagtgaaccctaatgtaaaccgtGGACTTTGGGTGTGATAATGACGTGTCAATGTAGGGTCGTGGATTGTAACAAACgtcccactctggtgggggacgtTGATAacaggaggctgtgcatgtgtgggagagggggcatatgggaaatctctgtacttttctctcaattttgctgtgaaattaaaactactctaaaaaaatcttttttaaaaaatagtgggcaaaagacttgaacagtcttcacaaaagaagatacgtGACTGGTCATAttagcacatgaagagatgctcagcattattagccatcagggaaataccTCAATAAAACCACAAGACGCCACTACACACTCAGTGGAATGGCTAGATTAAGAAGACTGACAGTGCCAAGTGCTGATGAGGACTTGAAGCATCCAGAAGTCTCATCAAGTGCTAGCGGGAATGTAAAACAGTATATGCACTTAGGAAAACAGTTTCTTCTACAGTTAAGCatacattcattattttttttaacatctttattggagtataattgctttaccatggtgtgttagtttctgctttataacaaagtgatacATTCATTATTAAACTCAGCAATTCATttaccccaaagaaatgaaagcatacgtCTACACAACTTGTGCaggaatgttcataacagttttATTCATCATGGCCAACAAttagaaacagggcttccctggtggcgcagtggttaagaatccgcctgccaatgcagaggacatgggtttgagccctggtccggaaagatcccacatgccgcggaacagctaagcccatgtgctacaactactgagcctgcgctctagagcccgcgtgccacaactactgaagcccgcgtgcctagagcccgtgctccgcaacaggagaagctgccgcaatgagaagcccgcgcaacgtggcaaagagtggcccccactcgccgaaactagagaacgcctgtgcacagcaacgaaggcccaatgcagccaaaaataaataaataaaataaataaatttatttttaaaaaaaaaaccaaccaattAGAAACAGCCAAATGTCCACCTGCAGGGAAATGGGTTAACAAAtgatggtatatccatacagtggaatactcttCAGCCATACAAAGGGATATATGCTAATACATGCAACAACACACATGAACCTCAAAAACTTTATCTGGAgcaaagccagacacaaatgcATACATACGGTATGAAATTATAtcaaattctgaaaaagaaatctgaCTTATAGTGACAGAAGGCAGGTCTGCGGTTGCCTAGGGCCTAGGGCCTGATTGCAAAGGGGCACGACGGAACTTTGGAGATGATGTGACTGGTCTAccttgatggtggtggtggttcatGGATATGTACAcctgtcaaaacttatcaaatgtaAACTTAATAtggatacattttattgtatgtaaattatacctcaataaagttgatttttaacAATCAATTCCTCAGAAAATCCTTCCCTGACCACTCCCCTCTCAAACATCCCTTGGTATACACACCCTTCACAAGCTGTATTTTCTTCCACTTCATTTCcccaagtttgtttgttttgttttgttttaagatttttttgatgtagaccttttttaaagtctttattgaatttgctacaatagggctttcctggtggtgcagtggttaagaatctgcctgccaatgcaggggacacgggtttgagccctggtccaggaggatcccacatgccacggagcagctacgtccatgcgccacaactactgagcctgtgctctagagccagtgagccacaactactgagcccacgtgccacaactactgaagcccgcgcgcctacagcccgtgctccgcaaggagaagccaccgcaatgagaagccaacgcaccgcaacgaagagtagcccccgctcgccgccgcTAGAACCGCTAGCCCGCttgccgcaatgaagacccaatgcagccaaaaagaaagaaagaaagaaagaaaattttaaaaatttgttacaatattgcttctgttttatgttttggttttttggctgcgaggcatgtgggatcttagctccccatccagggatcgaacacgcaccccctgcattggaaggcgaagtcttaaccactggactgccagggaagtcccgcccaaGTTTGTAATTGTGTTTTTATTGGTTTCCTGTTAACTGCCTCCAGACAGGGAGCACCGAGAGGTCCCAGACCCCATCTCTCCAGCTCACCGCTGATGGCTGAACACCaggcctgcacacagtaggtgctcaacaagcACCCATTAAACAAGGGGATGCAGGGCTGGTGAATGGAGAGGGCCCGAGGGAAGAGCAGCGGCCGGCTGGGCCCCAGCCAAACCTGCTGAGCTAGAGTTCTGTAGACCGGATGACCTCCGGCCCGTCCACGTGGGGCCCTGGCTCCACCCCAGGGAAGTTGAGTCTGTGCAATTCCTCTGAGATGTCCACGAAGCTCTTGCCTCTGGTCTCAGGGAGGAAGAAGCCAGTGTAGACGGccccacagacacagacacagaggaaaggcACATAGAGGAAGTGGGACAAGCTCTCCTGTGGGTTAAGAGACCCAAGATCTGGTGTGGCCCGTTCAGCCCCCACATGGAAGGCCCCACCACAGGTCCTGATGAGGGACTCGACCCTCTTGGCTCAGATAAGCCCCATCCCCTTCAGTCTCACGCCTCCTGGATGGAGCCTCCCCTGGGGTTCTCATGCTGACAAGGACAAAACCTACGGCAGGGCCCccgggagggagggggggggCAGGCCTACCATGATGAAGGGGAACCCCAGCCCGACTAGGAAGAGCATGGTCCACATGAGCGCCCCGCAGACCATGTAAGCAGCAGGCCGGGTCATCTGGTCAAACAGCTCTGTGGCCAGGATCCCGGTCACTCCGGCTGGAAGGAGGAGTGGGGACAGGAGGCTGCCAGCCAGGGCTCCCTGGCCGGCCTTCCCCCAACCTTGTCCCAGACAGGAAAGTGGGGCCCTTCCAGCGCTCCTCCAGCCATTCCCTCCCAGAAGCCTGTACGGTGAGGGGAGGGCACACCCAAGCATCCTTCACCCAGACATCTGTGCTCCTTCAGCCAGGCCCAAAGGCAGGAGCTCTTCCCACTCACCAGGGCCAATGCCAAAGCTGAGGATGAAGGCAAAGACGCAGGACATGGCCAGGTAGGGCATCCAGGGGAGGGAGCTCTGAGGcagaggggcgggggtgggggggtggtgaggggaggTCAGAAGGGGCCCAGCCGCCCGGCCCTCATCCACGCCCAGCTACCTGCAGGCACAGGGCCGCTGTGAAGACGCTCCCCCAGCAGGTCATCAGGCCGTACCCCCCCATCAGCAGCATCCGTCGGCCCACCCTCTCGATCACCACACACTGCAAAGGAAAGGAGCCCTCACTGATTCACTGGTGTGGGCCACGGTCGCGGGTCCCTCGGTTTGCGGGCCAGCAGTGGGGAGGGGCCTCATGAGGAAGCTGGGGAGGCGGGCGCGAGAGCAATTTACCGCTTCAGTGGATTAAGACATTATTAACTTCTCAGAGGACCTCAGTCATTCAACCtcattcagtttccccatctcaaaATGGTGGTGGGAGTGCCCGGCAAACTAGGTGCTCGATAAGCGCTTGCTAACTCGCCGTATTTTAACATAGCGACCTGAAGTGTCAGTGGCTTAGCGCCGAGGCCTGCGGTCCCCGGAGGGCCAGCACCCCGAGGGCCAGCACCCGCAAGGGTCCGCCgcagggctgggggatggggtgtCATCCCGGAGGCAGACTCACGCTGAGCAGCGCCGCCAGCAGCTCGCAGCCCCCGGTCCCGATGGAGGCGTACTGGACCTTCTCTGGGGGAATCCGCGCCTGGCTGAACACTGCTGACGCATAGGCGTACACCTGCCGGAGGGGTGGGGCGGAGGGGCGAGAGGCCGAGGCGCACCGTCTCCCTCATGGACCCcgctccacccccttccccctcccctctcccccccaaCCTGGGCCTGGCGCGGACTGCTCACCGCGTCGTTCCCGCACAGCTCCATGACCCCGCCCAGCACCACCAGGCTCGCCACCTGCCTCCGCAGCGCGCGGTCCCGGAACAGCTCCCACGGGCGTCGCGCGCGCCGGCCCTGGCAGGCGGCGCGCTCCCGCTCCAACTCGGCCAGCTCCCCGGCCAGGTCCGCGGGGCCCCGCAGCCGCTGCagcgctgggggagggggcagggcagaggacgctgagctcccctcccccaggccctctgTGGCCCCCACAGTGAGCTGCCCACGCCCACCTCCTTTCGCCTTCCCGGGGTCCCCTTGGTCTGATAGGGATGATCAGTTCACAGCACCACGGAGCAGAAAGGGCTTTAGAAACTCAGGGTTCTGCGGGTGCATCACACAGGACACGACAATTGTGGCAGATCTCCACTGCCGTCTCAGTTCTCCACCCCTCCCTGGGCCATGGGATTTGGCAGTTGCTCCCACTAAGGAGGCGTGTATACATCCGCCCCTTGGTGCTGGGCTCCGCCCTGCGACTCGCTCTGGCCCGTAGAATTAGGCTGTAGGAGGGCGTGCCGCGTGTTCCAATCCAGCCTCAAGAGACCTGCTGGTTTCTATTTGGTCTTCTGTCATCATCATAAAAACTTGTGGTGGGGCTGGCCCACTGGTCCCAGGAAAAAGCAGAGATGGCCCAGCTGGGGCCGTCCTAGATCAACCAATGTCCAGCTGACCCACACCAGTGACAGAGCCTCCAGCCAGACCCAACCTTCATCAGCCAACCCCAGAGAACTCAGAGGCTTGGGCTAAGTAATTGCTGCCTTGGTCTCCTGCGGAGGTGCGACTGTtaggcagcaagaaaaaaaacggACTAAAAAAACCCCTGGTACGGGAGTAGGTGACGCCATAACTAGGACCTATGACATACAGTGTTGGTTCCTAACCAGGCAGAGGACGGTGAGGAGGCTGGAAGAATGAAAGCCCGTGTAACGTGCAAGAAACAAAACAGGTCTAATGAACTTCTGGACTTGGGCAAAGAGATCTCCAAGTGTCAAAAGCATGAACTAGCTGCCTTTACCTGAGTATTCTAAGCTGATTGTAAGGAAAATGAGCTCAAAAAGACCTTCAGAGGGAACACAATTTAATCAAATTTAACTTATTCCAGAGCTTGCTaggttaattaaataaaaaagaaaaatctgtttctCATCTCTAGCTTCTCCATCTAGCAGAGTCCTAAGTTAAATCACAGCCTGAGAGCAAAGACtaaatccagagcaaggccagcgagccctggtctgagggTAAAGATCAAATCAAGGGTATGGCTTACTGCAGTGCCTCATAGACCCTCCTGGCTGGAAAAACAGGCATTACAGAGGCTTAAGGGTATTGGTCCGCCGCAGCTCGACATGCCCTAAATTCCAGTAATTAGGTTGCAAGAGAGAAGCATGTCTAGAAAAGAATTGTGGGTGTGGCTTTCTGGCACATAAATCAAATGCACAGAAAATTCACATCATTTTTGGAGAAAGTTGTATTGACAGAAGCTCTGCCAGCCTGGATGAAAAGACACCAAGACAGTTTGAAATGTAAAGACTTCTGTGCCCCAGTTTTCTATAGGTACATTTTCCAGGGCCCTCTTCTGGTGTCAAGGAAGGTGATAGAAAAGGAAGGACTTCTCGGTGGCCTGGGGGGCCcctccctgagggcagagccagggcttcATGCAGGAGCACTCTCCATCCCAGGGCAGGGGAACCTGGCAGCGTTCTCCCAGGGGCACTCAGCATTGCTATGGACTGGCAACTGCTTTCTGCCTCCTTGTCGCCtcttttttgaaaaacattttttcaccAGTGTCTGCTGAGTGCACGCGAGGCAGAAGACTTGTGTTTATCTCCTAGGTCTTTGGCTCAAGAAAAGGCATATATAGACTTGACATGATCTTAAGATCCTGGACTTCAAGCCTGATGCCATGATTGGGTGAgacttggtgggggtggggggtgtttcCGGATAGCACTGAGCATGTTCCTGCTCAGGGGAGGGACATGAATAATAATTGTGGCCACCATGGCAAGCTGGGAAGAATACATTAGTGGGCCCTGGTCTTCGCCCCTTGCCACATGAGTGGAGATGCCATGGATTTTCCCATCTCTGGACTTTGGGTTCAGTGACGTGACTCTCCTTGGCTAATGGGAGTTTAGTGGGCAGGAAGGGACCAAAGGTTTGGAAAGTGCTTGTGCAGTTGGATCTGCCTTCTGGGCTACTCTGTCAGTACCAAGAGTGCGAGGAGCAGCGTGTGCAGCAGAGCTGAACTGCTCCAGCCCAGACCAGCCTCGACTGGCCAGCCCCAGCTGACCCCGACACCATGAGCCAGCCCAATTGAGATCAGCAGGGTCGTGCAAACAGCCCAGCAAGTAAATGAGTAGAAGATGCAGTAAAGGATTGCGTGCTTTAAGCCAGAGATTTTGGGATTGTTCCTTCGGCATCATTATTGTGGCCATAGCTAACAGGGAAGACCATCAGCCCAGCTGGCATTGGGCCCTTGAGGTCTT
The sequence above is a segment of the Eschrichtius robustus isolate mEscRob2 chromosome 14, mEscRob2.pri, whole genome shotgun sequence genome. Coding sequences within it:
- the SLC2A11 gene encoding solute carrier family 2, facilitated glucose transporter member 11, with the protein product MEDEHEPPLQPRTQFQGRVLLLTICAAGIGGTFQFGYNLSIINAPTSHIQEFTNETWRMRTGRPLPDQLVPLLWSLIVSLYPVGGLLGALLAGPMAITLGRKKSLLVNNIFVVAAATLFGFSRRAGSFEMIMLGRLLVGVSAGVSMNVQPMYLGESAPKELRGAVAMTSAIFTALGIVMGQVVGLRELLGGPQAWPLLLASCLVPGVLQLASLPLLPESPRYLLIDCGDSEACLAALQRLRGPADLAGELAELERERAACQGRRARRPWELFRDRALRRQVASLVVLGGVMELCGNDAVYAYASAVFSQARIPPEKVQYASIGTGGCELLAALLSCVVIERVGRRMLLMGGYGLMTCWGSVFTAALCLQSSLPWMPYLAMSCVFAFILSFGIGPAGVTGILATELFDQMTRPAAYMVCGALMWTMLFLVGLGFPFIMESLSHFLYVPFLCVCVCGAVYTGFFLPETRGKSFVDISEELHRLNFPGVEPGPHVDGPEVIRSTEL